In one Rutidosis leptorrhynchoides isolate AG116_Rl617_1_P2 chromosome 8, CSIRO_AGI_Rlap_v1, whole genome shotgun sequence genomic region, the following are encoded:
- the LOC139862736 gene encoding protein NRT1/ PTR FAMILY 5.8-like, producing MAAGHKGYRALNKPCVLLIAIAGIERFVFKGVGSNLVIYLTDVMKMSSSSAVRTVNSWTGFTSMVPLLVAPLVDSYWNRYSTILSFSFIYLIGLLALTSTSLNKTKSSCLYLSLYLISLGIGGFNPSLQAFGADQIEFDDEIPTTTKGDKNSDKKSMFFQWWYFGVCSGALLGVSIMPNIQDYIGWGLGFVVPAMAMVVSMIMFSCGTNFFSYNHDQSNNDKCLNWVVQEIKRSLSKYLCYKSDEKLSPAELELEDKPFCSKLETETECLTDQNSNNNNNHLVETVKVVIKLLPIWTTLLMFAVIFQQPTTFFIKQGMSMKRNIGDSYKIPPATLQSAITISIVVLMPFYDTIFIPFVRIILRNENGITTLQRIGIGMFLSVIAMIFAAMVEMKRLEFESETLSIFWLLPQYISLGISDIFTVVGMQEFFYSEVPEGMRTMGIALYTSVFGVGSFLSALMVYLVEYFTSSKNGKGNWFLDDMKEARLDKYYWLLAGTSSLSLVMFVVLCKCQKTR from the exons ATGGCGGCCGGACACAAAGGATACCGGGCACTCAACAAACCTTGTGTTCTACTCATAG CAATTGCTGGGATCGAACGGTTTGTGTTTAAAGGGGTCGGGTCGAATCTTGTAATTTATTTGACTGATGTGATGAAAATGAGTAGCTCATCGGCTGTACGAACTGTCAACAGCTGGACCGGGTTTACATCGATGGTGCCATTACTGGTGGCGCCACTTGTGGACTCATATTGGAACCGCTATTCTACAATTTTATCCTTTTCATTCATCTATCTCATC GGACTATTGGCTTTAACATCAACATCATTAAACAAAACAAAGTCATCGTGTCTATATTTGTCACTTTACTTAATTTCATTAGGCATAGGAGGGTTCAATCCGTCATTGCAAGCATTTGGGGCGGATCAAATCGAGTTTGATGATGAGATTCCGACGACAACTAAAGGGGACAAAAATTCCGACAAGAAAAGTATGTTCTTTCAATGGTGGTATTTTGGTGTATGTAGTGGAGCTCTTTTAGGCGTGTCGATAATGCCCAATATACAAGATTACATAGGTTGGGGTTTGGGGTTCGTTGTGCCCGCTATGGCTATGGTTGTGTCGATGATCATGTTTTCTTGTGGCACCAACTTTTTTTCGTACAATCATGATCAAAGTAACAACGATAAATGTTTGAATTGGGTCGTTCAAGAAATTAAACGTTCGCTCTCAAAATATTTGTGTTACAAAAGTGACGAGAAATTGAGCCCCGCTGAGCTAGA GCTCGAAGATAAACCATTCTGTTCAAAACTAGAAACTGAAACCGAATGTTTAACAGACCAAAActcaaacaacaacaataaccatctAGTCGAAACTGTGAAAGTCGTCATCAAGCTCCTACCTATTTGGACAACACTACTTATGTTCGCCGTTATTTTTCAACAACCGACAACTTTCTTCATTAAACAAGGGATGTCAATGAAGAGAAACATAGGAGACAGTTACAAAATCCCACCAGCCACATTACAAAGTGCCATCACAATATCTATAGTCGTCCTAATGCCGTTTTACGACACAATATTTATCCCATTCGTACGTATAATCTTACGTAACGAAAATGGGATCACAACGTTGCAAAGAATTGGCATTGGAATGTTTTTATCCGTGATCGCAATGATATTTGCAGCGATGGTTGAAATGAAGCGGTTGGAATTTGAATCGGAGACACTTAGTATATTTTGGTTGCTGCCTCAATACATATCGTTGGGAATTTCGGATATTTTTACGGTGGTTGGAATGCAAGAGTTTTTTTATAGTGAGGTACCCGAAGGAATGAGGACAATGGGGATAGCTTTGTATACGAGCGTGTTTGGTGTAGGTAGTTTTTTGAGCGCGTTGATGGTGTATTTGGTTGAGTATTTTACTAGCTCGAAAAATGGAAAAGGGAATTGGTTTTTGGATGATATGAAGGAAGCAAGACTTGATAAATACTATTGGTTGTTGGCGGGTACAAGTAGTTTGAGTTTGGTTATGTTTGTTGTACTTTGTAAATGTCAGAAGACGAGATAA